A segment of the Triticum urartu cultivar G1812 chromosome 1, Tu2.1, whole genome shotgun sequence genome:
AGTATTGATTTGTTTGGGATGAAACTGGGCGGAGGAGACAAAGAACAGTGGGAAATAAGGAGGAGATGAAAAGCGTCGTTGACTGATAAAGTGGGAGGATACTAATGAAGTAGTCCATCTGTAATCTGTTACTCTTTGCTCAgtggagaagatgaagagaatcCGTGGACTGCGGTAGAATACGAAAAGAGTTGTGGAAAATTAAGAGAATCCGTGGACTGCGGTAGAATACGAAAAGAGTTGTGGAAAATTAATCGCTTCAGTGGGGAGAAATTGGGAAGACGTCAGACTGACACGTGCTACGTTTTGTTTTCCATGGGCTTCCAGGTCGTTCACCAAACTAAAAGCAGCCACCTGGAACGTCCAAAACGTCCGTGTAGCACTGGAGGGCCGCTGGCCCGTCGCCCTTTTCAGTTGATAGTAACTAAAAGCTGATGTGGACGTGCTATCGATTTTCCCTTTCTCAGCGTGGGAAGGTTGTGCTTAGCTCTCTTAATTGAAAAAAGTGGTCTTGAGTGGGACTGCATGAGGTATGATGTGGCTAGATGCGATTGGATGATGACGTGGCTATGTTGCATGTTGAGATAAATCAAGTAGTGGGGGTGAACTTCTTAAGTATATAGGATTTGGTTACTTTGACACTTCAAATAGTAGTTCAGTCCGCGCAGCTTCATAGGCCAGTGACTTTAAAATGTGAAAATTTTCATTTAATTTAGTTTTACTCATTGCATTTTTATTTGACAATAACATAGTTTATAATAATTTATGTAAGTTGTACTGCGCTGCTGTAACCTTATAAAATAGTCTATAATAATGTGTGTAAGTTGTACTGCTGTAATATTGTAACCTTATGATTAGCCAGTCTATATTTCCTCTTTGTTCCACAGTATACAAAATCCTTCATGGCACGAATGATCTGGAGGATGAAAGTGTTGAAGGCAAGGTATAAATGTAAGCATTCGATTTAAGTGAATTATTGTGTTATTTGGCAGCAGGGGTTGTAAAACCATGAATACAAGCTCTTAAAATTGTGTCTATTATGTCGTAATTCTTATAAGAGTGGTAGATGTATAGTAAATATCTGATTAGGATGTCGTAAATGCTTGGATTGTAAACTGTTGCAGAAAAATATCACAAATTTTCGTACAAATTGCTGTAAACCTAGGGGTTTGTAGAGTAAGTTATTCTATTCATAGCGTGGCTGTTGGATGAATTATTATAGAATTCAAAATGATCATTCATAAGAACTTTGATATTTCTGACAAATTTCAGAAATGGTAGATATAAATTAGACATCGAAAGATACAACTTAATTCGTTTGGACGGGAGCTATCTAATGCGTTTTTGGTGGGTGCAGCTAAAAGAGCAGGAGAGCTGTCCATTGAGGAATAACCAGAGCTGAGGTGCTGCCCACGAAACGATGCTGGCGTCTTGGCTCTGTTTGTCTGAACATCTTCCCATGAGGATCAGTTGGTTTCATCGGCAGCTCTGCTTCTGACTCCATGAGGCGTATGTTCACGCTCTACTTGCTCCAGTTACTAGTTGCTTGTCTTCAACAGCAAGACCGTTCCAAAGCATTCCCTGGTCAAATAAGAAACGAAACCTTGTAATAGTGTGCCTTTTGTTTCGGGCGACAGGTTTCTTTCAAGTTTCAATCATTGACAGCTGTTCATCAGCACACCCTGATGGATGGAGTGGCATTGACCACAAATGGCAACATCAAATCAGTTTGCTGGAGATTCTGAAACCTTGTAACATGATTGGCTTCTCAAGCTTATTTTGGTTGATTAATAAACATTCCCATAGTAGTCGCTTCGCTTCAGTCTATTAACTAGCCTGAGCAAAATCACGCCACAAGTTATCAAAACGGCTGCACTAGTTAGAAATGCTAACATTATTTTATCCGTTCGATTATTTTGGTTCGTTTATCAACTAGTCAGAAACGCGTTTAAACGAGTCGAATCGGGCTCTTTTCAGACTTGGTAATTTTTAGTCAAGGATTAGTGAGAAAATTGTAGTTTTTAGCACAAATTTATAAAGTGGTAGTTTGTAGGCACGGTTCCACGAATTGTgatagttttttgttaaatactcgtTTTAATCAGATTGACAAAATGTGGTCTGGCATGGCAGTCTTCTGCTAGAGTGAATCTGTTTATATTCTAGCTTCCGCAGCAACAGTTACTGCATGCAATTTCTGTGGATTAGCACAAAGACCCAAGACAAGTGACGAATATGGCTTTGGCAAGGTGTTGTGTTGGCAATTCTGAACTAACTGTAAACACTAGGCAGATTCAACCTACATTTTCGCTGAGAATAAAATGCATGTAAACTCGGTAGTCAAGCAATTGTATGACAGCCAAAGCAAAGGAAAATGCATGTAAACTGTCATCTATGTAAGGAGAAGATGATAAACGAACATTTTGATCCTGCTTGTATCGTTGGTTCTGCTACTGTGTTCAATACTCCGTATGAGGTAATAAGTTTTAAATAGCGGGCCGTGACAAATAGCGGCCGAAGCGTTACCATCCTCCAAACACTACAGCACGCTGAGGTAGCGTGCTATTTAGAATTATAGTATTAACTCATACCAAACCAAATCCTAAGAACCGACAGTGCATCACCCAATGGTCCAATACTAGTACAATATCATTAGGAAGAACCGAAGAATATATGGTCTTATTATTAGTCACCACCACCATTGACTAGCAGAACACTAGTCTCACATCAAGATTCTGAGTTTGGACGGCAACTCCAGCATTGAATTGCTGTTGCTTGACATGCCCCGGAAGCAGGTTGACATATGCTCGACAGTGGTTATCAACTTGAAATGGTTCACACATGCTGGTCTGCTATTATGTGGCTGTGAAGTTTAGTATGAGTAGTACTGACCTGTAATCTATATCGGGCTGGAAGAAATCACGGCAGAAAAAAAAAGGAAACATCATAAAAATAATAGGTGATGATCAGCTGTTTATAAATTATTACTCCTCCGAGTTCTGTCAGCACGTTATTTGGAACGTGGCTTAACGGGATAGAGTCCGAAATAGCGAGAGACATTCGCGTAGGAGTATGTGCTTTATTGTGGGCAGTctggaactgcagaaatgatttggtttttaacagaaaaacaaatattcatttttttgcaAGTTATCTTCTGAGCCACTGCgttgatccgtatgtggtcgctactcactccaaTGGAGGCCAGtgagcgtttggttactggatctatccgtTGGAAGATGGTAGCACGGGATATATTCAACCGGTTTGAATGGCGGTCAGgtaggataggcaattagtttaccTGTCTTTCTTATGCCTGCCGGTTGTGGCTTTTTGTGGCTAGTTTGTTTCTGGCCCTTTGGCTCTTTGTGAGcttttctttattttattttgagaCTTTAAGACCTTGTCGAACTTATTTGCTTATTTATTTAAgttggccgtatgcatcgttctgatgcagaggccggggagtcccTCCTTTTCGAAAAAAAGAACTGTTCATAAATTCAGTAAGTAAAACAGAGTAGGTACAAGTGTCAACCAGGCGTAGCACAAACATATACGTAAACAGATGGATGTCGGTCGTCTAGGCTGTATTGTCTGTACTGAatattttttttcgaaaaagggAGACTCCCCGGCCTCTGCGTCTGTACTGAAATATTATTAGCAAATCATGCATGATGAAATCAATGTTCCTGAATTGTTCAAGATTACACAGTCCAACAATTCTCACATGCAGCGCACCATGCTCCGAGACAGGGACTCTCCAGAAGACAAGAAGAGGTGACGGGCGTGTTTGGCGCACTGTTTTGGATACCGAGCGAAATTCCAAGATCTCGCGCGGTTACCGCCCTCCCTCGAGAACTACGCATACCGAGCAAAAAATCTCGAataatttgaaaattttgaattcAAACGCTCACAGCAGAGTTAAATACAGGTCATCTCTTATCCAACCGTAGAGCTACTTGCGGCCTAGTGGTAAAGCCAACCTTTTGTAAGCTGCTAGACGCGGGTTCTTTTTGAGGATGCAAAAGTTAAAAAACACTACTAAATTGTGGGGCGAACAGGGTTCGAACTTGGGAATTCTGCACAGATGGTAGCTGCTGCCGAATAGCCACTAGGCCAAAGAAGAGTTAGTGATATTTTGGACTGATAAACCTATCTATATCTACTTCCAAAAAAAATTGAATTCAAAATTTGATTTGAAATTTCGTGCGAAATTTTTCCGGAATTTCGTGGTTACCGTGGTAACCGCAAATTCCGGTGCCCCACGAGAAAAAAGGTTCACTCGGGATCCAAAACCTTGGTTTGGCGAGCTCGCCTGGGAGGGGCGTGCTTGGCGGACGGAGGCACTGGCTTATACGCGTGTTGGCAAGAACCCCGGGGGCAGGAGGGGAAGTAAGCCAGCTTGCCAGGGGAGAAGGATACGCCGGCATCATGGCAGCGGTGGCCTCGTCTCGTCTTGTCCCCGTCTTGTTCTTGCGGCGTGCACCTTGTCTCGTTCTGCGAGGTCCAGCTCGAGGGAGGTGGATTCTGCAGGACTTGCGCGATCGGGGTGGCCTGGTTCGGCGAAGAAGACAACCAACAATCCTCCTCGCCATTATAGATAACGAGCTGAGAAAAAAAAAGGAATGAGCATGTATATTGTTTGCGGAAATGCAATTAAGCCAAAATATACAGAAGAAACCTGGGAGAAAGGACTCACTTGATTGATAGGTTTGAAGAGTGGGACGGTTGGGATGGGTGTCCACTGCATGCCTCAGCACAGCGTCCGCTTCCTCGTTGCACTTATCTGAAGTGCTGCCTTTCTCAACCCAAAGGCAAACCGTGACTTGCTGGAGGGAAGGGAGGTGCCCCATGCCGACAGACAGGTCACCACCGGCAATATCTGACGCTCGGGCTGTGAAGTGCATGATTTCAAGCCTTGGCATAGCTCCACGTGGAAACATGGATGGCACCGCGTGAAAATTGAAGAAGCGGCACTCTCTCAGACATGGGAATGCATTAGCGCCAACGACGAACGTTTCGACATGAGTGGGCTGAGCTTGGCTGGTCCACAGCCAGAGAGAACGAAGAGCAGGAAGCTTCCCGAGGATCTGAATGTCAACTTCTGGCTGCAACCTGTCCACTGAAATTCCCATGGAGGAGAGGAGGGGAAACGATGATGAATTAACCCACCTAGGCAATCTGGTGGTGCATCTAATAAACCAAAGGTATCGAAGCTGTGGGGTGGGCACCCAACCATCCCTGCTGACATCAGACCTTGCATTCCCTACACCGTAAATTGTCAGACGCTGCATTTTCCGCAGCTTGCCCAGAGACACCACCAAAGAATTACACATGCTCTCATCGTTCCCATTCCAAAAAAGATAGAGCACTCTCAGCTCGACCAGTTGCCCTAGCTCTTTCACATCCACCAATTTTCCTTTCAGCTCTTCTAAGGACGTCAGGTTCCCGATCCCAGCTGGCAACACTGAATTGGCTACATCTAGGAACATCAAACGTCTTAGACGGACAACACTTGACGGAATCACTGCTACACTTGATCCATTATCTGCTAAGTCGAGTGTCTCCAAAAACTGTAGTTTTCCTATTTCCACAGGGAGCTCACGAACATGAGTTCTTCTTAGCCCCAGATACCTTAGGTGTAATAAATTCTTAATATACCTGAGATCAACATCGTCGGGGTTTCTCCCAAAATCACAACCTTCTAAATCCAATACACGTAAAACTTGAAAGCATGAAATATTCTGGATTAGATCAATATCTGCTTTAAAGAGAACAACAGACCTCACTTGTGGCATACTTGTGGCATCAACCAGATTGGTGCTGGGCTCTGACATGCTATTTTGAAAAGATAATCTGCGACTCTTTCTGTGTGAAATAGATTTGCTTTGCTGTGTACCACTACCATCTAATATTGTAGCAAAGTTTTGTTCACTGGACAGGGAACACAACAGATCAAGCACCATATCATGCACGCGACAAGCTTCAACCTTGCCTGCAGCATTAACATGTACAGGTTGAATCAAGTTTCTATTTGCGAGCTCGTTGAAGTAACTCTCTCCGAGCTCAAATAATGCAGTTCCTTGTTTTCCACCTTGCACAAACCCTTCGGCTATCCACATCCATATTAACCGGTCTCTCCTTATCTCAAAATCCTCTGGAAATATACTGAGATATAACAAACAAGTCTTCAAATGGGAAGGTAAATCGTAATAACTAAAGGACAATATTCTCTGCATGTCCTTCCCACTACCACCTTCTGCAAGTCCACGACCAATAGAACCAAGTATGTTGTCCCAATGATACTTTGGCTTTATGTGTTGATCTCGACCATTGCTAGCTAAAATACTAGCAATAGTGATGATGGCTAGTGGTACTCCACCACATTTCTTTAAGATTGCCTTAGATAATGACTCCAATTCAGCAGGACACTTACTTCCTTGAGGAAATATTCTTTTGTAGAAGAGTCTTTCGGAGTCATCCTCAGTAAGAGGTTTCATCTGATATATTATATCGTCACCAGAAAAGCAACATGCTCTAGAGATACTGCCTATGCGGGTGGTAGTAATTAGAGTGAATTCCAGTTTTTACCCCCTATTTTGACATTTTTGACACTACTTACCCCATTTAGCAAAATTTCATCCATTTTACCCCATTTAACAAAAATTTTGCCACGATTTACCCTGTTTAAAATTTCATGAGTGTTCTGGCAGACAGGTCCCAATTGTGAAGTCTAGCTGGCATGCCACATCGATGGTTTTTTCCTGCTTATTTTTCTCTCTCGTGAACCAGTCCTCACGGCTTCTCCCGACCGGACCGGCCTGATGGAGGTCACTTGCGTCTCGTCCAACGCATAATGCCTGAGTCGACCACGCTCCTTACTCACGCCTAATAGATTGCATCGCCCGTCCaggcttctgccctcacgtacCCGTCAGGCTCGCTCGAACTTATGGTTAGGGATTGTCAGGCAACGGCAGCGGCGTGATTTCATACCTCCTCGAGCGGCGTTATATATGGTCGTGACATCAAGGCAAGAAATGACCCNNNNNNNNNNNNNNNNNNNNNNNNNNNNNNNNNNNNNNNNNNNNNNNNNNNNNNNNNNNNNNNNNNNNNNNNNNNNNNNNNNNNNNNNNNNNNNNNNNNNNNNNNNNNNNNNNNNNNNNNNNNNNNNNNNNNNNNNNNNNNNNNNNNNNNNNNNNNNNNNNNNNNNNNNNNNNNNNNNNNNNNNNNNNNNNNNNNNNNNNNNNNNNNNNNNNNNNNNNNNNNNNNNNNNNNNNNNNNNNNNNNNNNNNNNNNNNNNNNNNNNNNNNNNNNNNNNNNNNNNNNNNNNNNNNNNNNNNNNNNNNNNNNNNNNNNNNNNNNNNNNNNNNNNNNNNNNNNNNNNNNNNNNNNNNNNNNNNNNNNNNNNNNNNNNNNNNNNNNNNNNNNNNNNNNNNNNNNNNNNNNNNNNNNNNNNNNNNNNNNNNNNNNNNNNNNNNNNNNNNNNNNNNNNNNNNNNNNNNNNNNNNNNNNNNNNNNNNNNNNNNNNNNNNNNNNNNNNNNNNNNNNNNNNNNNNNNNNNNNNNNNNNNNNNNNNNNNNNNNNNNNNNNNNNNNNNNNNNNNNNNNNNNNNNNNNNNNNNNNNNNNNNNNNNNNNNNNNNNNNNNNNNNNNNNNNNNNNNNNNNNNNNNNNNNNNNNNNNNNNNNNNNNNNNNNNNNNNNNNNNNNNNNNNNNNNNNNNNNNNNNNNNNNNNNNNNNNNNNNNNNNNNNNNNNNNNNNNNNNNNNNNNNNNNNNNNNNNNNNNNNNNNNNNNNNNNNNNNNNNNNNNNNNNNNNNNNNNNNNNNNNNNNNNNNNNNNNNNNNNNNNNNNNNNNNNNNNNNNNNNNNNNNNNNNNNNNNNNNNNNNNNNNNNNNNNNNNNNNNNNNNNNNNNNNNNNNNNNNNNNNNNNNNNNNNNNNNNNNNNNNNNNNNNNNNNNNNNNNNNNNNNNNNNNNNNNNNNNNNNNNNNNNNNNNNNNNNNNNNNNNNNNNNNNNNNNNNNNNNNNNNNNNNNNNNNNNNNNNNNttcggagtcccggatgagatcccggacgtcacgaggagttccggaatggtccggaggtaaagaattatatataggaagtgctgtttcggccatcgggacaagtttcggggttatcggtattgtaccgggaccaccggaagggtcccgggggtccaccgggtggggccacctatcccggagggccccatgggttTAAGTAGGAAGggacccagcccaaagtgggctggggcgcctctcccctagggcccatgcggctagggtttgggggaaaccctaaaggggggcgcccccttgcttggggggcaagccccccacaccttggccgccgccccccctaggagattagatctcctagggccggcgcccccccttggccctcctatatatagtgggggagggagggctaTTCTctcacgcctttggttgcctccctctccctctcaaactcctcctcctcctccatagtgcttggcgaagccctgacggagtactgcaactccaccatcaccacgccatcgtgctgttgctggagccatcttcctcaacctcttcttccctcttgctggatcaagaagaaggagatgttatgctaaccgtacgtgtgttgaacgcggaggtgccgtccgttcggcgctaagatcttcggtgatttggatcacgtcgtgtacgactacttcatccacgttctttgaacgcttccgctcgcgatctacaaaggtatgtagatgcatctgatgactcgttgctagatgaactcctagatagatcttggtgaaaccgtaggaaattttttgttttctgctacgttccccaacagtggcatcatgagctaggtctatgcgtagttcttcttgcgcgagtagaacacaatttgttgtgggcgtagatgttgtcaactttcttgccgctactagtcttatcttgcttcgacggtattgtgggatgaagcagcctggaccaaccttacacgtatgcttacgtgagaccggttccaccgacaaacatgcactagttgcataaggtggctagcgggtgcctgtctctcctactttagttggagcggattcgatgaaaagggtccttatgaagggtaaatagaagttgacaaatcacgttgtggctttcacgtagggaagaaaacgttcttgctagaaccctacttcagccacgtaaaacttgcaacaacaattagaggacgtctaacttgtttttgcagcaagtgctttgtgatatgatatggccaaagttgtgatgaatgatacatatgtgatgtatgagatgttcgtgctattgtaataggaatcacgacttgcatgtcgatgagtatgacaaccggcaggagccataggagttgtcttttttcttttatatgacctgcgtgtcattgaggaacgccatgtaaattactttactttattgctaaacacgttagccatagtcgtagaagtaatagttggcgagcaacttcacggagacacgatgatggagatcatggtgtcatgccggtgacaagatgatcatggagctccaagatggagatcaaaggagctatgtgatattggccatatcatgtcactattattatttgattgcatttgatgtttatcatgttttgcatcttgtttacttagaacgacggtagtgaataagatgatccctcataataatttcaagcaagtgttccccctaactgtgcaccgttgcgacagttcgttgttttgaagcaccacgtgatgattgggtgtgatagattctaacgttcacatacaacgggtgtaagacagatttacacatgcaaacacttaggttgacttgacgagcctagcatgtgtatagacatggcctcggaacacagaagaccgaaaggtcgagcatgagtcgtatagaagatacgatcaacatgaagatgttcaccaacgttgactagtccgtctcacgtgatgatcgaacacggcctagttgactcggatcatgttatacttagatgactagaagagggatgtctatctaactgggagttcattgaataatttgattagatgaacttaattatcatgaacttagtctaaatctttacaatatgtcttatagatcaaatggccaacgtagtcctcaacttcaacgcattcctagagaaaaccaagttgaaagatgatggcagcaactacacggactgggtccggaacctgaggatca
Coding sequences within it:
- the LOC125541502 gene encoding disease resistance protein RGA5-like, with amino-acid sequence KLEFTLITTTRIGSISRACCFSGDDIIYQMKPLTEDDSERLFYKRIFPQGSKCPAELESLSKAILKKCGGVPLAIITIASILASNGRDQHIKPKYHWDNILGSIGRGLAEGGSGKDMQRILSFSYYDLPSHLKTCLLYLSIFPEDFEIRRDRLIWMWIAEGFVQGGKQGTALFELGESYFNELANRNLIQPVHVNAAGKVEACRVHDMVLDLLCSLSSEQNFATILDGSGTQQSKSISHRKSRRLSFQNSMSEPSTNLVDATSMPQVRSVVLFKADIDLIQNISCFQVLRVLDLEGCDFGRNPDDVDLRYIKNLLHLRYLGLRRTHVRELPVEIGKLQFLETLDLADNGSSVAVIPSSVVRLRRLMFLDVANSVLPAGIGNLTSLEELKGKLVDVKELGQLVELRVLYLFWNGNDESMCNSLVVSLGKLRKMQRLTIYGVGNARSDVSRDGWVPTPQLRYLWFIRCTTRLPRWVNSSSFPLLSSMGISVDRLQPEVDIQILGKLPALRSLWLWTSQAQPTHVETFVVGANAFPCLRECRFFNFHAVPSMFPRGAMPRLEIMHFTARASDIAGGDLSVGMGHLPSLQQVTVCLWVEKGSTSDKCNEEADAVLRHAVDTHPNRPTLQTYQSTRYL